The window tattattattattattattattatcattctCATTCTCATTATAAACAATTCCAGATTTGACAGCACTGTGACGGGTCTAACATTTTCTGACCAGTATATTCAGCTGACCACGTCGGTTCCAACCAGCTACATCTACGGCCTGGGCGAGTACAGAGACAGGTTCTGGCTCGACCCGTCGAAGAACATCGTCCGGGCACTCTGGGCGAGAGATGACGCGCCCCACGTGAGTTATCTTGATGGCAAGAGTGTAGCGTAGGCGTGGCGCAGCATAGTGTTATCAACGCGTAACTAAGTTGCAAATAACGCTGTACTGTGACAGACTGATGACGTTAATAGTGTCAGTTTCACAAAACTGTGTTTATAAAGATTTAAAATTCAGTAGTCAAACTTTACtaaagtatatttgtatgtatatagggggagagggagggtgggaaagagagagggagagagagggagggaaggagagagagagagagggagggtgggagagagagagagagagagagagagagagagagagagagagagagagagagagagagagagagagagagagagagagagagagagagagagagagagagagattttgtgatatatattaaattagcTATCACTTCTCCAATAtgatatttgtaccaggttaaagCAAACCTGTATGGCTCTCACCCCTTCTTTCTGGCCATGGAGACAGATGGTAATGCATTTGGTGTGTACCTCCACAACAGCAATGCAATGGGTAAGTTTTTactttcatattttataatcatcatcgtcatcatcatcatcatcatcatcaccaccaccaccaccactatcatcatcatcatcataatcaagATGagcatcataaccaccaccatcattatcatcatcatcgtcatcatctgCATCAtctgcatcatcatcatcataattatcatcatcaacagcaaCTACAATATTATCATCACTAccaatatgattataattattattattaaataagaattattgttatattaattcgtccattcattcattctttctttcgtaAATTCGTCCGTTCGTTCGTTCCTTCATCCATCCTTAATCTATTGACAACTTTCAGAGATCAACCTAGTTCCGTCCTACCCTGTCACTATACGATACAAGGTAACTGGTGGGGTTCTGGATTTCTACATTTTTACTGGTCCAACACCCAGTGATGTCATTGACCAGTACTGGTCGCTGATTGGCAAACCGCCACTGCCTCCTTATTGGTCGCTAGGATACCATCTTAGTAGGTGGGGCTACGGTACAGGTGACGGTTTAAAAAGAATTATCAACAGGATGCGCAATCTTAACATGCCACACGTAAGTGCTTATTAAAATACTAATTACAAAACCAATACTTTaaactcatacacacacacacacacacagagagagagagagagagagagagagagagagagagagagagagagagagagagagagagagagagagagagagagagagagactctgACTGTCTGCCTAATAGTGAGATATTCAGACTGCTAAACGCTCAGTTGCACCAGACCGTGAATTCTTCATattacacacaccacaccccaACAGACACCTCaacagaaacagacagacagacagagacacacacacacacacacgcacgcacacaccaaCACCCACtaacatacacatgcacatgcacatacacacacacgaacacaccaCCCTCcattcacgcacacacacgcaaacacacgtGTACGTAACGGTGTGTGTTTCTGCCAGGACGTCCAGTGGGGCGACATCGACTACATGCGGGACCATCTCGACTGGACGTACGACAGGACCAAGTTCGGCGACCTCCCTGCCATCGTTAAGGATCTGCACGACCACGGCCAGCGCTTCGTGTGCATCGTGGTAAGTGGACACAACGACACTCAGACAAATCGCGTTAGGGCATACTTTTAGGGGAGGATGCAAGATTTGTCTAGGATATGGGTGCAGTGTTAAGAAACGGCACCTCCAGTATTCAGGGAGTGGGATCAATGCCTCAAAAGGCCACATCAGGCATAATTCAAAAATATtactggtagtaaatcttaatgCAGagattaatattacatgtagaatgcagaaaattgcattttaggatatctagtttttaaaatgttacggGGGAGCATAACCCCGAAACCTCTAGACACTTTGCTTTAAgtccctcgatctcagtcaccccccccccccccccccccacacaccattGTCTACTTGCTTTCGCCGTGCCCGAACATACACTGTTCAAAAGTACACTAACAAGTGGTATCTATGGTAATCTCCCACGGAAATATAAAGCTAAAAACCATTAAATCTTAATGCAGAGATAGAcgttacttgtagaatgcatgaaattgcattttaggacatctatttttcaaaatgcTACGGGGAAGCATATCCCCGAACCCCCTgcaaactttgctttgcgccctcgatctcagtcaatCCCCCAATGTGTAATTGGTGCCGTCATGCCTGCACATACACTATTCAAAAGTACACTAACAAGTCGTATCTATGGTAATCTTCCACGGAAGTATAAtgctaaaaaacaataaatccATTGTTTTAATCTGCTATGCACTGGGTTTTAGGTTCCCTTCAAATTATAAGGGGTGGCGCACCCTCCCCGTGGATCCCCTACTGTACTTCCCATCAAATTATGTGTAAATTGTTGAATTCCTGTTGTCACCAGTGAGAGAACCTAagggtttttttacaaattccTTTTAGAAATGtctgtttgtgtttatatttatattgttcttTATTTTCAGGATCCCGGTATCAGCAGTACCCAGGGTTCAGGACGGTACGACTCGTACGACAGGGGGATCCGGGACGACGTCTTCATTAAAAACGCCGACGGATCCGTCCTCATCGGAGAGGTACATTTGGCGATCtagggaggggaaggggggggggggcgactaGCATGCTTTATATCAAGACAATATTGCTCCACAAACACACAGCAATAATACATCTTACCCattaaaaaaggaagaaatccGTTATGGTTTTACGTTAAACTCGTGAAgtggggcgagatgtagcccagtggtaaagcgctcgcttgaagcgtggtagatttgggatcgatccccgtcggtggacccattgcgctatttctcgccccacccagtgcaccacaattggtatatcaaaggccgtggtatgtgctatcctgtctgtgggatggtgcatataaaagatccctttctactaatgggaaaaaaatatagcggtttTCCTGTCTacgactatgtcaaaattaccatatctttgacatctaatagtcgatgattaataaatcaatgtgttctagtggtatccttaaactaaacaaacttcttaAACTCGTGATTGTCTGGTCTATATAGTATATTTTGTTCTGACATTTTCGTGCTAGGTGTGGCCCGGTCTAACGGCCTACCCTGACTTCACCGCCCCTAACACTGAGGCGTGGTGGGAACGAGACGCCAGGTCGTTTCATCAACAAGTTCCCTTCGACGGACTCTGGATTGTGAGTACCGACATGTTTGTGGCATCCTTTCACATCACAACATTATAACTCTCCATCTAGCTGTCTGTCTCttcgtctctgtctgtctcttcgTCTCTGTCTttatctgtctatctctgtctatGTCTCTGTGTCACTCTTTTGtgatctgtctctctgtctctgttggTATCTATGTTGgtatctctatctgtctgtctgtctgtctgtctctgtctctctctctctctctctctctctctctctctctctctctctctctctctctctctctctctctctctctctctctctctctctctctctctctctctctctcatacaaacacacacacgcacgcatgctcacacaaatacataaaacTTTGGATCACTGTTTGTGTGTTACATTTTAGGACATGAACGAACCTTCTAACTTCAAGGACGGTTCTATACACGGATGTACCAGCAGTTCTTTGGATAATCCACCGTATTTGCCAGGTAATCGACCTGCCCCAGTTTACATTGGCACACTTCACGTCCCCACACTTGCCCCACCCGACTGCATACAAGGGAGAACACCAGAAACACTGTAGTGAGGGAACCAAGGGCAAATGGTATATGGACCAACTTcctgaaaagggcacttcaatgaaaattgtaaacaaattgtgAAAAAGGGGGCACTTTAATTTTTAGTGCGAGGGAAAGGTACCCCTGGTCCCCTCCCTTGGATCCGCTCTTGGCATATGTCTTTTTATTGTGCACGTATCATATTAACATATGCGTCGTAAGATGGCAgcaactgggggtggggggcacttATTGAATGCGAGTTCATATTGTCCGTATTGTGGTCCCCCAGTTTCAGAGTTGGTGGGGGTAGTGCCTCCCCTGTCCCCCTCCCCGTTTCCGATGCCAACGATTAACTTTCTAGGAATACGAAAACCCAGcgatacatttaaatatttaactatttaattACTTCAGCTGTTACGGGACACAGTTTGCACCAGAAGACAATCTGTCCGTCGTCCAGACAACACCTCGGGGTCCATTACAACCTGCATAACCTGTACGGCCACTTCGAGGGAAAGGCTACATACAGGTGAATATAATTATCTTGTGTACtctagtttaattttaaaaggtgtttttttgttgttgttgttgttgttgtttaacaacaccactagagcacattgatttattaatcatcggctattggatgtcaaagatttggtaattgtgacatatagtcttggagagaaaaccggctacatttGTCTATTattagcgagggatcttttatattgaccgacggggatcgatcctagaccgaccgcgtatcaagcgagcgttttaccactgggccaagTCCCGCCCCTCATTTTAAAAGGTGTAACCAGTGTCGCGCCTAACCTAACATTGCTTGGTGCAGCAGTgaaaaacacacaccaaaatCAAAGCACAGTAACATTCATCTCTTCCTTCCCCGTTTTCTGTTATCTTCTTTCACAATTCCTTATTCCTTATTTTATCACCTATCCGTGTCTTCTCTATCAACgaccatggtgtgtgctgtcctgtctatggaaaactgCACACCAGAATCGAGGCACAGTAACATTCACTCTCTTCCTTTCCCGTTTTCTCTCATCTTCTTTAACAACTCGTTCTCTCCTGTTTTATCACCTCTCCGTGTCTtctatatcaaagaccgtggtatgtgttgtcctgtctgtggaaaagtgcacacATATATGATCTCTTGAGctgctaatgtagcgggtttcttctgagaCTACGTTTtagaaaatacaaatgtttgccacctaatagccgatgattacttaatgaatgtgttctagtggtgtcgttaaacaaccaaCATTTAACTCTGGAACTGCTACGACTAGTGCTGTGTAGTATATTTCATGTGgagtcgggacgtagcccagtagtaaacgttcgcttgatgtgcggtcggtttagggatcgatccccttcagtggacccatcggactatttctcgttctagccagtgcaccacgactggtatatcaaaggccgtggtatgtgctatcctgtctgtgggggatggtgcatatataatgggaaaatgtagcgggtttcatctctaagaccatatattaacatgactaaatgtttgacatccaatagccgatgattaataaatcaatatgctttagtggtgtcgataaacaacaGCAAGAACAAAAATGTCTTGTCTCTACAAGTCTACATTTatctgtatatcaaaggccgtggtatgtgctatcctgtctatgggatggtgcatataaaagatcccttgctgttaattgaaaatagtagcccatcaagtggcgacagcgggtttcctctctcaatatcccaATAATgtccgacgccgtataaccgtatataaaatgtgttgagtgcgtcgttaaataaaacatttccgttgCCTCAATTTATCTAAGCGTTGGGATTGCAGCTTTTCTAATATCATTTGACTTGTCTCAGTTCAAAGTAATAACTCTTATACATTCCATTGATCCCCGACTcgtggcgggatttagctcgaTAGGTTACGTGTTCGCCTGAGATGTTtgcgttgtaggatcgaaccgcctcggtggatccattcatctgattacattctaaccagtgcacaataacggtcaaaggccgtggtatgtgctttcctgtctgtgggaaagtgcatataaacgagcatgatgactacatgtacaagtttctacaagtcagaattacccagtgtttgacatccaatagccgatgtgctctagttgtgtcgttaaacaaaacatactttttgaTCCCCCGCTCCACCCTGTTCCACGTACTTATTATTGGAATGCACGCAATGAAAACTCATTAACGTTTTTTTAATACCAATACTCTATAGTGCGCTACACAAGAGAACGGTTTTTCAATACCAATACTCTATAGTGCGCTACACGAGATAACGGTTTTTCAGTACCAATACCCTATAGTGCGCTACAAAAGAGAACGGTTTTTCAATACCAATACTCTATAGTGCGCTACACGAGATAACGGTTTTTCAATACCAATACTCTATAGTGCGCTGCTCGAGATAACAGTTTTCAATACCAATACTCTATAGTGCGCTACACAAGATAACGATTTTTCAATATCAATACTCTATAGTGCGCTACACAAGACAACGGTCTTCAATACCAAtactagtgatttccctagacaACACTTTtagggcattttcaccattttcggggcacttttttttcattaaaaatatgcaaaatttattgaaataaaacattaatgtaatttatgtgcttgctttaataaatgaatggcaaaagatataaaaggcatattttattaattaataataccttttggggtgttttataaaggcaattttagaattagttagtgaaaaaggcttttttaatctcagggcagcatggtgctgattaaggcaagacggtgctagactattgaggcatggtgctgcaccatgctaacacaagctagggaaaacactaaataCTCTATAGTGCGCTACACAAGATAACGGTTTTCAATACCAATACTCTATAGTGCGCTACACAAGATAACTGTTTTTCAATACCAATACTCTATAGTGCGCTACACAAAATAACGGTTTTTCAATACCAATACTCTGTAGTGCGCTACACAGGATAACGGTATTCAATACCAATACTCTATAGTGCGCTACACAAGATAACTGTTTTTCAATACCAATACTCTATAGTGCGCTACATAAGATAACGGTTTTTCAATACCAATACTCTATAGTGCGCTACACAGGATAACGGTATTCAATACCAATACTCTATAGTGCGCTACACAAGATAACGGTTTTTCAATGCCAATACTCTATAGTGCGCTACACAAGATAACGGTTTTTCAATACCAATACTCTATAGTGCGCTACACAAGATAACCGGGAAACGACCGTTCATCCTATCAAGATCTACATTTGCCGGAAGTGGACAGTACGTGGCACACTGGGAAGGGGACAACTATGCGAGTTGGGAAGACATGGCGTATTCCATTCCAGGTAAACTGTCTCGTAcagtattttaaagatataattTTCTGTTTATACAAATACCACATACGTGCCTTAATACATACAAcatatttgtggggttttttcaatgatgacaggggcgggacgtattccagtggtaaaagcgctcgcttgatgcgcggtcagtctgggatcgatcctcgtcggtgggcccattaggctatttctcttcagaaccagtgcaccacgactggtatatcaaaggtcgtggtatgtgctatcctgtctgtgggatggtgcatataaaagatcccttgctaccaatggaacaatgtagcgggcttcctctctacgactgtgttaaaatgaccatatgtttgacatccaatagccgttgattaataaatcaatgtcctctagtggtattgttaaacaaaaacactttttttcttctttttcaatgATGATTGACATGtcaatgttgttgggttttttggggtttgtttttcaaAACGAGAAGTAGTAATATATACAAGATGCGCTTTGTGTACATTAAATGaagtttgtatgtatgtgagcatgtgtgtgtgtgtgtgtgtgtatgtatgtatgtgagcatgtgtgtgtgtgtgtgtgtgtgtgtgtgtgagcatgtgtgtgtgtgtgtgtgtgtctgtctgtctgtctgtctctctctctctctctctctctctctctctctctctctctctctctctctctctctctctctctctctgcacaAGATTCTGATCGTACTAACGAGTTTTGCGTGTATTTCCTATCTTTCAGAAATCCTCAACTTCAACATGTTTGGGATCCCGTTTGTGGGAGTCGACATCTGCGGGTTCCGGGGTCGAACCACGGAGGAGCTGTGTACACGCTGGTTACAGCTGGGCGCCTTCTACCCGTTCATGAGatcacacagagacaaagacgggCCGGTATATTTCATATACGTTCTTGAGGGGTGGGGTGCTGATTATATACGTTCTTGAGGGGTGGGGTGCTGGTTATATACGTTCTTGAGGGGTGGGGTGCTGGTTATATACGTTCTTGAGGGGTGGGGTGCCGGTTATATACGTCCTTGGGGGTGGGGTGCTGGTTATATACGTTCTTAAGGGGTGGAGTGCTGGTTATATACGTTCTTGTGGGTGGGGTTCTGGTTATATACTTTCTTGGGGGTGGGGTGCTGGTTATATACGTTCTTGAGGGGTGGGGTGCTGGTTATATACGTTCTTGAGGGGTGGGGTACTGTTATATACGTTCTTGAGGGGTGGGTACTATTATATAGCTGTGTACACGCTGGGTACAGCTGGGCAACTTCTACTCGTTCATGAGGTCACACAGAGACAAGCTCAGGCCGGTACACTTAATTTCCTACCCATTCATTTTTAACAATGTTCTGGaatttcagggccgtagctaaaTGCCTCGGTGGAGGGGGGCTGGTTACTTAGCTGTCTCCCTGGTTACTGCTGGCGCattcagtgtttgtttgtttcgtttacttttgttgttagtggtggtgttggtttgggttttttttaatttgttttgtttgcgtGGATTTaggttttgttgggttttgattgttttttgtttgttttgtttgtttgggtgggttttttttttttttttttttttttttttggggggtggggtggtttcttcttcttctttttttagcgGGGAggtctttttgtttgttaaattattaacagtattTTCTTTAAAGGTGTTTTGGGATAAGACAGCTGGGATGACCTTTGgacaattatttcaaatttctctTGACTGtatgaagaaataataaaatctgtacgtacgaaattattttagacaaaaccTTTATTgagatattattaaatattacgATGTCCAGAAATGCGCTGGTTATTGAGATATCATATtctaagcaaaaaaaaaaaaaaagagtaaaattgtacttttttcAGAAAATCTtgtaaaatggctacaaacacAGGATGGTCCCTCTAAGACAAAATCAAATGTgtcttaattattatatagatcAGTGTAATACAGATATTATTTTATGccacttttttttatatcagttcattttattattatgtccaCGTATGTCTTTTCTATAGGACCAAGATCCCGCAGCTGGAATGTTCAGTACTGCTGCGCATGACCGGAACAGGAAGTCGCTGCAGCTTCGTTACAAAATGTTGCCTATGTTGTATACACTGTTCTCAAAAAGCAAGCCTGTCATCAGACCATTATTCTTCCAGTAAGCTCCATTGTCAATATGTTGCAAGTACTTAGTTCGTGGATTATCAGTATATGTACTAAAGGCAAAGACTAATTGCTACTTTCAAGGACATTTAGTAGGCCAATTGAGCGGCTCTGAGTTCGAACCTCGGTACCGATTCCAATGCAGAGCGATTGCAAGTTCGGAGGTGTAAAGTGACTGACCTCTAACAACCTCTAACCACAAATATTTAGtcaatgttttggggttttgatGCTGGGTTGTCTTTAaaaactcactcactcactcacccactcactcactcactcactcactcagatCATTCGGATCACTCGCTCACTCGGATCAATCGGATCActcgctcactcactcactcactcattcactcagaTCACTCGGATCActcgctcactcactcactcactcagatCAATCGGATCActcgctcactcactcactcactcagatCACTCGGATCActcgctcactcactcactcactcactcagatCAATCGGATCACTcgctcattcactcactcactcagatCATTCAGATCAATCGGATCACTCGCTCGctcgctcactcactcactcactcactcactcactcactcagatCATTCAGATCAATCGGATCACTCGCTCACTcacacatttattcattcattcattctgtctttttaaaatcagtcAAGCTACCTGAGGATATCATTGTTGAATTTCAAATGTAAACACTGACATATTATACTGTCAGGAATGTTTCACAAATGATCACGCGAAGGGACGaggggtcaggtcaggtcaggtcatagtgTTTAATGTgctcattcagagcaagctgttgtagcgtacgCCAGTCAGAAGAGGGGGCCGGTTGCATCTAGTTGCGTAAAATCAAGGGACGTAATCTATATGACACTACGCGCAGGTGATTATGTCCCATATGGCGTATCTGTTCAAATATCCTCTTTGTTACTGGTTTAAATCGATAATGAtttatgttaaataaatgtttagagagagagagagagagagagagagagagagagagagagagagagagagagagagagagagagagagagagagagagagagagagagagagagagagagagagctcccGCCACgttctttgtattttttatttgtttttaactgtACGTTGCACACTCACCACCCCATCAAAGCAATAAGAATCACGGTGTCGGATGGAGGCAATATGCACTACATCATAATATaatacaccccacccccccacccccacgctGAAAGACCCCCTCCAGTTGTTAGCATCCTTCGACGCCGATGAAGAACGaatgtacataaaataatgCTAACCAATCTTTGCTACAACTACTGCCAGCAATTATTAAAGAGTTAATCATTTTGATTGCCAGGTATCCAAGGGATTCCAACACCTACCCTATAGACGACCAGTTTATGTGGGGCAGTGAACTCCTCATTTCACCAGTTCTACGGCAGGTAAGATAATAGATATGCGCTGCTTAATGAtgcattattaaagggacataccctagtttttaaacactaaggcatatttgtgACTATTGGAGACGTGTTTGATAACTGGAATcatacattacttagattttattgtttagattattcgtttccgtacattcgaagtgtttttggatatcctggtgtttataatatcacaaaatgcatttcttatatttttcaaaacgcacgtgcgtctgagatgtaacagttatggagatgacgttttagtctatgtttatagggtatttcaccatttcaaagtcgcaGACATACCAgactgtagtccgatggcttaaccactgcgccaccgaggccggtcgcctGTACTAAGATTTTTTGCCCCGAATGGCCACGACTTGGAACATCGGGGTTATTCTTGAATATGCGTAGTGAGACCTTAGCGGCTTCCTGGTCATTCTTCAGTATTCTTGGAATGTCTGGATAGGCACCCGACAGgtttgaacatgttcaaaactGTCGGGAGTGTTCTTGGAATTTTTCAATTCGCATCGCATTCTTAAAACAGTCGTGAGTGTATCGTGCTTATCCGTATGTGCACCGTAGACACAGTCGTGATAGTCGGGGGGTAATCGAGGGACTTGGGGAAGTAGAATGAAATCATGGCTGATCGGCAGGTCGTTTTATGCGTGTCATGCGGACGTCGGGAGTAAACCGGGAGGCAGTCGTGAGGAGTCTTAATACATTCGACTGGCCTCGGTGATGCAGTGGTTAAACTAtcggactacaagctggtaggtacatggttcgtatttcggtaccggctcccacccagagcgagttcttaagggctcaatgggtaagtgtaaggccactagaccctcttgtctctcactaaccactaaccaactaacaactaacccactgtcctggacagacagcccagatagctgaggtgtgtgcccagaacagcgtgcttgaaccttaattggatataagcacgaaaataagttgaaa of the Gigantopelta aegis isolate Gae_Host chromosome 12, Gae_host_genome, whole genome shotgun sequence genome contains:
- the LOC121386093 gene encoding lysosomal alpha-glucosidase-like, giving the protein MRTLHSFRLVLLLLSFCWSCRLIQSATARDTCDVSSTNRVDCHPEPGADATKCHSRGCCWRPPADNSHNVAWCFHPSSPQTTGSCGVQDEHRTDCHPNAGATPSECRSRGCCWHRSSTKGVPWCFMSTNHGYSAQVSGNSASLHLKSSTHWQDINPLRVNLQALSGNTLNFKIFDPNHNRYEVPISLNKPSGSAGSDDYTYRLKQDPFGVIVTRKSTGSVLFDSTVTGLTFSDQYIQLTTSVPTSYIYGLGEYRDRFWLDPSKNIVRALWARDDAPHVKANLYGSHPFFLAMETDGNAFGVYLHNSNAMEINLVPSYPVTIRYKVTGGVLDFYIFTGPTPSDVIDQYWSLIGKPPLPPYWSLGYHLSRWGYGTGDGLKRIINRMRNLNMPHDVQWGDIDYMRDHLDWTYDRTKFGDLPAIVKDLHDHGQRFVCIVDPGISSTQGSGRYDSYDRGIRDDVFIKNADGSVLIGEVWPGLTAYPDFTAPNTEAWWERDARSFHQQVPFDGLWIDMNEPSNFKDGSIHGCTSSSLDNPPYLPAVTGHSLHQKTICPSSRQHLGVHYNLHNLYGHFEGKATYSALHKITGKRPFILSRSTFAGSGQYVAHWEGDNYASWEDMAYSIPEILNFNMFGIPFVGVDICGFRGRTTEELCTRWLQLGAFYPFMRSHRDKDGPDQDPAAGMFSTAAHDRNRKSLQLRYKMLPMLYTLFSKSKPVIRPLFFQYPRDSNTYPIDDQFMWGSELLISPVLRQGERLVNAYFPADTWYDFYSGHRITSSGHRMSLSAPLDTINVHVRGGSIIPTQEPDLTTKKSRTKDFGLLVALSSRHEAEGSLFWDDGETLNGPSNKFKFHAAGNKLTITRQSSQYTTTMNLGSVSVYGVTSSPAHVSANGVGVPHTYDSARQALHITNLHIDLLNSATSTITWS